The sequence GGTAGCGGTCGCGCTCGGCCTGCACCAGCTTGAGGTTGGCCTCGGCGGCGGCCACCTGGGCACGGGACGCTTCCAGCTGCAGGCGCACGTCCTGCGGGTCGAGCTCGGCCAGGGGCTGGTCCTTCTTCACGCGGGCGCCGATGTCCACCAGGCGTCGGGAAACCTTGCCGCCTATCCGGAAGGCCAGCTCGGGCTCGTAGCGTGCCCGCACCTCTCCCGGGAAGGTATCCACCGCATCCGCCGCAGGCTCCGGCTGCACCACCATCGCGGGCCGCGCGGCCTGGTGCACCGGTTCGCTATTACCGCAAGCCACCAGCAGGAGGGAAAGGGAAAGGGGAAGAGCGAGGGGCAAGGCATGGCGAAACATGATGAATGACCTTTCGCGAAGAGCGGTTTGAATATTTATACTGCGGGGTATAGTAAAAATAGCAAACTCACCAGTCCAGTATTTAAAGAGAAATGTCTGACAATTCTTTTCCGACCAGCGGCCCGGGCCGCCCAAAAGACCTCGCGAAGCGAAAGGCGATTCTCGAAGCCGCGAAGAACCTGTTCCTGAGCAAGGGTTACGACGGTTGCAGCATGGACGCCATCGCCACCGAGGCCGGCGTTTCCAAGCTGACCGTGTACAGCCATTTCACCGACAAGGAGACGCTGTTCTGTGCGGCGGTGAAGGCCAAGTGCGAGGAGCAGATGCCGGAGCTGCTGTTCGAGCTACCGGCGGGCGCCAGCATCGAGAGCGTGCTGCTGAACGTTGGCGAGAACTTTCAGCGGCTGATCAACAGCCAGGAATCCCTGGAGCTGCACCGGGTCATG is a genomic window of Pseudomonas resinovorans NBRC 106553 containing:
- a CDS encoding TetR/AcrR family transcriptional regulator; its protein translation is MSDNSFPTSGPGRPKDLAKRKAILEAAKNLFLSKGYDGCSMDAIATEAGVSKLTVYSHFTDKETLFCAAVKAKCEEQMPELLFELPAGASIESVLLNVGENFQRLINSQESLELHRVMVATASQDPKLARLFYEAGPLQLLQEMTGLLTQANQAGKLRIEVPVNAAEHFFCLIKGGHNFRMLIGCCTPQDDQENEQHVREVVELFIRAYAP